A segment of the Panicum hallii strain FIL2 chromosome 1, PHallii_v3.1, whole genome shotgun sequence genome:
GTTGACAGTGATGTTTTCTTGACTAATCGTCTCGTCTGCTGTTGTTATTACCGCTGTTGTGTTTTCCCTGTGGGTTCCGGCTTGATGTTTTGTACTATGGCAAAAGATAGTATGGCATCTAACAACCATTGTATGCTCGTCAAAAGAGGGTCATAGCGCAAGAGACTCCGGAGTGAAAAGGACCATCTAGGTCCCGCTGGGTACTTGGGATACGGGACGAAGATTCATGCAGAGGGTTGCCAATGGCATGGCAGAACAGCATAAACGTGTTGAAGGAAGAACGGCGGGTTTACACCGATTTGTTAAATGATAAACcggtttttttcctttttctccaaTGGCTTTGAGAGTTGAGACTCCAGTGAATCCACGATTCGTAGCAAAACCGGGAACAACCTGCCTTTCGTATCATCATATATGCATAAGCATGACCTCTGGCACAGCGTAAAACCTGCTATCCGGCTCCGGATTACGGAGGAGGCGCTTCAGCCTCTCCAATACATCCAAGATAGCTTCGGGGTAGGACTTGCCACGATGGGGGACCTGGCAAGTTCACGGTGCTGTTCAACCGTGTGGAGCGCCTGACCCTGAACACGGCAATGCTGGGAGCTCACAGGTGGGAGGAGTATTAAAAGGGGATGCATCGCGAGCTCAATCCCCCGAGTCCCTGCCGAGCGCGGAGCGCCATCACGGATACTATGCGCGGTTACTTGCTCATGTATCCGCCCCACTTCGTCCTGGCTCTCATGGCAATGCACCAGCGAAAACCTGCTACAGCTGGTGATAAGGATCTTAGCAAAGAAGACCAAGCGCTGCTGGTAGTTACATGAAGTCATGAAATCATATTCAGTTTATTGTCATTACCAACTTGTTTGGACTTTGAGCGGTGGAGTTGTTCAGGCTACTATCACCTGGTTGTTCACAGAAGAGTGTGTCCAAGAAAGAAACACAAGTGGGACAGGGCATGCAAAAAGTGGACTAATATCGGAATGAAACCTACACTTCTTTGTACATTTCCACGTGACAGCACCGGCACAACACGTACAAAATGGCACGTGCCAACAAACATACGCATTCATTTTTATGCAAACGAAGCAACATGGGTAAGAAGCTCAGATGACCTCTCTTTTTACCCAATTCAACATCTTAATTTTCCAGATAAGATCACGACCAAGACAAAAAGAATTGGTAACATGGGTCCTCACAGCATCATAGGCTCAGTTGATCGCTTGGCTTTTATACTTCCACAATAGTTAGGCAATATAGAACACAACATACAGTGACTAGCCCGAACATCCTTTCACAACACTGAACAAATCTCCTCGCTAACACCGCTGGATTTTACTACTAATACATAAAAGATAATTTGTTTCTACACCAAAAGGGCACTAGAGGAAATCCTGTCCTCAAGaaccaccagcaccaccgccTGGGCCCTCATTAGCTGGCTTGCGATTCAGATATCTTATAACAGCATCCTCAACCCTATTTCATCGTGGAACCAAAATCACGTTGTCAGCACATGGATACATGATGTTCAAGAAAAAAAGGGTAAATCGTAACTTGAGCTTACCATGGTTGGTTGTAGAAGTCTGCACGCCTTTCCTTATCAATGTTCCTATTCGCTTCGCCGGCGACCAGCTTCAAATCTTTGCTCTGAGAAGCTATCAAAGCGTTGATGAACTCCACCGGGGACTGACTGAAACCCAGGAAGAAAGCCCTCCTCCTGCGGTGCTCATGGATCTTCTTGATCGAGGCAGATATCACGTCATCGCAGGCCTCAATGTCCTTGTGCTTCTCCGTGTTGGCGAGGAATGCCATCATCTCCTTCTGCAGAGGGAAAGGCACGTCCACCAGCACGTCATAGCAAGCACTTCCAGAAGCTCCATTGCCTGATAGCTTAATCTTGTGCTCCAAGTTGATGGGCGGTGGGGCAGTCAGATGCTGTGATATCTTCTGCGACAGCATTGCGAACTTAAGCTTATCCTCCCCAAACACTTTCTTCAATTGAGGGTCGCACATGAAGAAGGAAGGGTCGTTTGGGTTCTGAAGCTTCTTCGCCTTGATGTATTGCCACAGGGCAGCAATCACCCGCGCGCGAGTGTCCACCTCAACCCCAAGCACCTCCATCAGCGGCTGTGACAGCTTAAACTTCTCAGGGTTGTAGTTCATCTCCAGGCGGATGTTCGCAACAAACTCCTTATCCCCTTTCCTCTTCACCTCGAACCCTTCCTGCTGGGCGGCAGAACGCGCATTTTCCCAGATGATCAATGGATTTTCAGGGTACAGCTGTGGGTCCAGCGCAATGGTCACCCTCTTGAAGAATTGGGAGAACTTCGGGTACACCGGGTTGTGCTTGGGCACCACGCTGGCAGGGTCCAGCTCGGCGCCATCCTCGAGCACCCGACCGATGATCTTGAGCGACCAGGTGGGCGGGTCGGCGTTCTTGGGCGGCGGGATGGTGCGCGGGCCCTGGTTGGCGAAGGTGTTGAAGACATAGATGCGGAGCGTACGCTGGAGCGAGGGCGGCGTCTTGAGGGCCTCCTGGATGTCCACCTTCTTCCGCGTCAGCGCAGCGTCCACGCGGGCCTCGAACTCGAGCAGCTGCGTGTAGAGTGCGGACTCCGGGAACAGCGCGGCGACGCGATCCGggagctgcttctccgggagctTGCGTTTCTTGTTGCGTCGCGCGGCGGGGGTGAGGTCGACGCCTCCGGAGTTCGccacggcggccgccgccgcagcagccttGTACGCGGCAGCTGCCGaagccgccgcggcggccgaggTAGACCCGGGAGCCGGAGGCCGTACGGGGGGCTTCTGCGGGGGGCGCTTGGCCGattgcgccgccgcggcggcggcggccgccatgAGCGGGGTCTGGGGCGAGGAGGCGCCCATGTGGATCTGGAAGGCGGGGTTGTGGGACGGCGGCGTGTGGAAGACGCCCTGGAACGGGGAGCCGGCGAGGGAGGGTGGCCGGAGGTGGGTCATGGGCGTCGCCGGGGAGCCGcccggcggctgctgctgctggggatgCGACGGGCGCGGCTGGGGCGGGCCGCCAGTGGGGTTGGGGTTGCCGCCGGAGGCCatggcggcgaccgcggcggcAAGCGAGATCGGATCTCGGTCGGGGTGGGGATGGGGGGATTGAGGGAGCTAGGGTTTGGAGACCCTTGCATATCCAGTGCTACGGCACATTTTAGGTGCTGCCATGCCACGAGCAAACCGCAGCCATCGGATCGGTACTGGACGGATTGGATCTGTGCGTGAGCATCCCAATTGGCACATGTTTAGAAAACCCCCTAGTTGAAGTGAAATATTACGAAGTAAGTCCTTTCCGATGTCACATCCACGACCACATTCCTAGATTTGTTTCCTTCCTATGGCAGATCCTTTCCCCTTCCAATTCCTTCTACCAGCAGTGGTGGAGCCAATATGGTGAGTCATGGCGGCCGTCGTACCTGCCTCTGCGGCTTACGAACACCCCAGCCACCTTCATAATTTATCACGTATGATTATACATTAGGCACGTAATATATTCATCATAGGTAAATTTTAACCATAACTCCGCCACTATCTACCAGAGTACCGTACTAGACTTCTCCTCTCTCGGAACGACGGCGAGCAAGAGCGAGCCACTATCTACCAAAGTACCGTACCAGACTCCTCTTACAGAACGACGGCGAGCAAGAGCGAGTCAGCGACCGCCGTATCAACCGCCGTATCAACCAGGGTGTGCAATGCACAGGTACAACCCAACCCAAGTTATTTACTTCCGTTTTGGTCCAAATTGGGTTATCTTTCACCCTTGATTTCTCGATCGTGCTCCTCACTGTCCATGTTACTCCATTAAGCGTGCGGGCGACAGGGATAATCTACAGCATCCAGCTACCAAGGGTTATCTTTGCTTGAAAAATGTACGACTTTTTTATTTATCATGCTTTTCTTTGCGGTCCTTGTTTCTGTCCTGTTGATCATAAGGATTATCGGTTACCATTCAGCATTGATCAGCGGATCCCACTTATCCCTGATTTTTTTTATGCTTTGATTATTGAACTGACAAGCGCCTAACAACATGATTGCAGGAGTGTCTTCAACTGCAATTGCTGTTCAGTCACCCTACATTGCTCAAGCGTAATTGTTAAGAGAGAAGCTAGAAGAATATCCAGAGCTTTCTGCTATAGGGTTTCTCTGGGCGACAGCAGGCGCATCAATGTGGCTACTACTAGAGGCGCACAAGCACATCACTGTGGTTTCTGATACCTCCACCATGTCCCT
Coding sequences within it:
- the LOC112877177 gene encoding SWI/SNF complex component SNF12 homolog, producing MASGGNPNPTGGPPQPRPSHPQQQQPPGGSPATPMTHLRPPSLAGSPFQGVFHTPPSHNPAFQIHMGASSPQTPLMAAAAAAAAQSAKRPPQKPPVRPPAPGSTSAAAAASAAAAYKAAAAAAAVANSGGVDLTPAARRNKKRKLPEKQLPDRVAALFPESALYTQLLEFEARVDAALTRKKVDIQEALKTPPSLQRTLRIYVFNTFANQGPRTIPPPKNADPPTWSLKIIGRVLEDGAELDPASVVPKHNPVYPKFSQFFKRVTIALDPQLYPENPLIIWENARSAAQQEGFEVKRKGDKEFVANIRLEMNYNPEKFKLSQPLMEVLGVEVDTRARVIAALWQYIKAKKLQNPNDPSFFMCDPQLKKVFGEDKLKFAMLSQKISQHLTAPPPINLEHKIKLSGNGASGSACYDVLVDVPFPLQKEMMAFLANTEKHKDIEACDDVISASIKKIHEHRRRRAFFLGFSQSPVEFINALIASQSKDLKLVAGEANRNIDKERRADFYNQPWVEDAVIRYLNRKPANEGPGGGAGGS